One Chaetodon auriga isolate fChaAug3 chromosome 14, fChaAug3.hap1, whole genome shotgun sequence genomic window carries:
- the LOC143331709 gene encoding glutathione-specific gamma-glutamylcyclotransferase 1-like, translating into MKPQDTIKEKNSLWIFGYGSLVWKPNFPYKRSKVGHIVGYKRRFWHGDDFYRGSKEKPGRVVTLVEDQEACTWGVAYEVSYSDIDESLQYLNMREVELGGYIMVTVEFIPKEKGQAPLLALVYIATSDNPMYLGPASDREMAAQISVCSGSGGHNIEYLLRLAEFMRHYCPEVEDEHLFSIEAAVLNIFRDCGGINHMDPKPRLLGAI; encoded by the exons ATGAAACCTCAGGACACtatcaaagaaaagaacagcCTGTGGATATTTGGGTATGGCTCCTTAGTGTGGAAACCCAATTTTCCTTACAAGAGGAGTAAAGTCGGCCACATTGTGGGATACAAAAGGCGCTTCTGGCATGGAGATGATTTTTATCGAGGGAGCAAGGAAAAG CCAGGCAGAGTGGTCACACTAGTGGAGGATCAGGAG gctTGCACATGGGGAGTTGCCTATGAGGTCAGTTACTCTGACATTGACGAGTCTCTCCAGTACTTGAACATGAGAGAGGTTGAGTTGGGGGGTTACATTATGGTGACGGTGGAATTCATTCCTAAGGAGAAGGGTCAGGCTCCTCTGTTGGCCCTTGTCTACATTGCCACTTCTGACAACCCCATGTACCTCGGCCCCGCCTCGGACAGGGAAATGGCTGCCCagatttctgtctgcagtggcAGTGGGGGCCACAATATTGAATACCTGCTCCGCCTGGCGGAGTTCATGAGACACTACTGCCCTGAGGTAGAGGATGAGCACCTCTTCTCCATAGAGGCGGCTGTTCTGAACATTTTCCGTGACTGTGGAGGGATAAATCACATGGACCCAAAACCCCGACTGCTGGGAGCTATATAA